From Actinopolymorpha cephalotaxi, one genomic window encodes:
- a CDS encoding Glu/Leu/Phe/Val dehydrogenase family protein has product MTEFFGRHPGHEQLVFCADETSGLQAIIAISSTALGPALGGTRFHPYPSEDAAVADALNLSTAMAYKAALAGLALGGGKAVIIGDPDRDKTEPLLRAYGRFVESLGGRYITACDVGTYSPDMDVIARESRHVTGRTVEQGGAGDSSVLTAFGVFQAMRACAEHRWGTPTLRGRRVGVSGVGKVGRHLVDHVLADGGEAVITDVSEAAVQRVRQKHPEVDVVTDTMALVEADLDVYSPCALGGALDDTTVPRLRAGVVCGGANNQLAHPGIEKLLQDRGILYAPDYLVNAGGLIQVADELHGFDFERARARAARILDTTREVLQAADAEGVPPVVAADRLAERRMADAGRGRPLWLNAPSG; this is encoded by the coding sequence GTGACGGAGTTTTTCGGCCGACATCCCGGCCACGAGCAACTGGTCTTCTGCGCCGACGAGACGAGCGGGCTGCAGGCGATCATCGCGATCTCCTCCACGGCTCTCGGGCCGGCCCTCGGCGGCACCAGGTTCCACCCGTACCCCAGCGAGGACGCGGCCGTGGCCGACGCCCTCAACCTGTCCACCGCGATGGCCTACAAGGCCGCCCTGGCCGGACTCGCCCTCGGCGGCGGGAAGGCCGTGATCATCGGAGACCCCGACCGGGACAAGACCGAGCCCCTCCTGCGGGCGTACGGCCGGTTCGTGGAGTCCCTCGGCGGCCGGTACATCACCGCCTGCGACGTGGGCACCTATTCGCCCGACATGGACGTGATCGCCCGGGAGTCCCGCCACGTCACCGGCCGCACCGTCGAGCAGGGCGGCGCCGGCGACTCCTCCGTCCTCACCGCGTTCGGCGTCTTCCAGGCCATGCGCGCCTGCGCCGAACACCGATGGGGTACGCCGACCCTGCGCGGCCGCCGCGTGGGCGTCTCCGGCGTCGGCAAGGTCGGCCGGCACCTGGTCGACCACGTGCTCGCCGACGGAGGCGAGGCCGTGATCACCGACGTCAGCGAGGCGGCCGTGCAGCGGGTACGCCAAAAGCATCCCGAGGTCGACGTGGTGACCGACACGATGGCGCTGGTCGAGGCCGACCTGGACGTCTACTCACCCTGTGCGCTGGGCGGCGCGCTGGACGACACCACCGTGCCCCGGCTGCGGGCCGGCGTCGTCTGCGGCGGCGCCAACAACCAGCTCGCCCACCCCGGCATCGAGAAGCTGCTGCAGGACCGCGGCATCCTGTACGCGCCCGACTACCTCGTCAACGCGGGCGGCCTGATCCAGGTGGCCGACGAGCTGCACGGGTTCGACTTCGAGCGGGCCAGGGCCCGTGCCGCGCGGATCCTGGACACCACCCGCGAGGTCCTGCAGGCGGCCGACGCCGAAGGCGTACCCCCCGTGGTCGCCGCCGACCGGCTGGCCGAACGCCGGATGGCCGACGCGGGCCGCGGCCGGCCGTTGTGGCTGAACGCACCGAGCGGCTGA
- a CDS encoding DUF4129 domain-containing protein, with the protein MRARGPAARWAGVAMVAMVLVLLAAGAVGLGWQDRVSLNSQQISARTIVGIFMVLLGLSLALVVAALILGPSLRRKDRPQRTGGASMVIGAVVMLVIVLALFAFRDQIQSALQGHGATPTTPPTTLPTGPPAGAETATPAPRPGARPTWNWPIAVAAGFVVGLVALALALVVRRQAPQVREVEVEPSVADVHAVVAAGRAALADLDEPRAAVIGAYAAMEEALARTGVARAAGDTPTDLLRRAVDAGLFSATGAAAAEELTELFRQARYTRRQLDPQVRIRAVDVLGRLDTELRVAASRGEAAG; encoded by the coding sequence GTGCGTGCACGCGGACCGGCGGCCCGCTGGGCCGGCGTGGCCATGGTCGCCATGGTGCTGGTGCTCCTTGCCGCCGGCGCCGTCGGCCTCGGCTGGCAGGACCGGGTCTCCCTGAACTCCCAGCAGATCTCGGCGAGGACGATCGTCGGGATCTTCATGGTGCTGCTGGGCCTGAGCCTCGCGCTGGTCGTCGCGGCGCTGATCCTCGGGCCGTCGCTGCGCCGTAAGGACCGCCCGCAGCGGACCGGCGGGGCGAGCATGGTGATCGGTGCCGTGGTGATGCTGGTGATCGTGCTGGCGCTGTTTGCGTTCCGTGACCAGATCCAGTCGGCCCTGCAGGGCCACGGCGCGACGCCCACGACACCGCCCACCACGCTGCCCACCGGCCCGCCGGCCGGTGCCGAGACGGCCACGCCGGCACCGCGGCCGGGCGCACGCCCCACCTGGAACTGGCCGATCGCCGTCGCCGCCGGGTTCGTCGTCGGCCTGGTCGCGCTCGCGCTGGCCCTGGTAGTCCGCCGGCAGGCGCCGCAGGTGCGCGAGGTCGAGGTCGAGCCCTCCGTGGCCGACGTGCACGCGGTCGTCGCCGCCGGCCGGGCCGCGCTGGCCGACCTGGACGAGCCGCGGGCGGCCGTGATCGGGGCGTACGCGGCGATGGAGGAGGCCCTGGCCCGGACGGGAGTTGCCCGCGCCGCCGGCGACACGCCCACGGACCTGCTGCGGCGGGCGGTGGACGCCGGGCTGTTCAGCGCCACCGGAGCCGCGGCGGCGGAGGAGCTCACCGAGCTGTTCCGGCAGGCCCGCTACACCCGGCGCCAGCTCGATCCGCAGGTGCGCATCCGCGCCGTGGACGTACTCGGCCGGCTGGACACCGAGCTCCGCGTGGCGGCGAGCCGGGGCGAGGCGGCCGGGTGA
- a CDS encoding AAA family ATPase, which yields MTTPQNPSATQNAGATQDPSPASVTPGTSGTSGAQGPPALRPEQTRERALAVLAELERVIVGKRGQLTLVLLGILADGHVLLEDLPGLGKTLLARSFAHTLGLHFTRVQFTPDLLPQDLTGASIYHQKTGEFAFREGPVFTQLLLADEINRTPPKTQAALLEAMEERQVSADGVTRALPSPFVVLATENPIEYEGTYPLPEAQLDRFVLRTRLGYLTAELEADMVRRRLDRGAQRPVPNQVVEPAELLAMSASLEQVEVHDDVLAYVVALVQATREHPKAQVGASPRGTLAVTQLARGAAVLAGRDYVTPEDVQQVAVAALGHRLVLRPELWVRRVSGEDVVAELLGRVPTPSTRVFDRTGAAR from the coding sequence GTGACGACACCGCAGAACCCCTCGGCCACGCAGAACGCAGGCGCCACGCAGGACCCGTCCCCGGCGTCTGTCACCCCCGGCACGTCCGGCACGTCCGGTGCGCAGGGCCCGCCGGCGCTCCGCCCGGAGCAGACCCGGGAGCGGGCGCTGGCCGTCCTGGCCGAGCTGGAACGCGTGATCGTCGGCAAGCGCGGCCAGCTCACCCTCGTCCTGCTCGGCATCCTCGCCGACGGCCACGTCCTGCTGGAGGACCTGCCCGGCCTGGGCAAGACGCTGCTGGCCCGGTCGTTCGCGCACACGCTCGGCCTGCACTTCACCCGGGTGCAGTTCACCCCGGACCTGCTGCCCCAGGACCTCACCGGCGCGTCGATCTACCACCAGAAGACCGGCGAGTTCGCGTTCCGGGAGGGGCCGGTCTTCACCCAGCTGCTGCTCGCCGACGAGATCAACCGCACACCGCCGAAGACCCAGGCCGCGCTGCTGGAGGCGATGGAGGAGCGGCAGGTGTCCGCCGATGGGGTGACCCGCGCGCTTCCGTCGCCGTTCGTGGTGCTGGCCACCGAGAACCCGATCGAGTACGAGGGCACCTACCCGCTTCCGGAGGCGCAGCTGGACCGGTTCGTGCTGCGGACCCGGCTCGGCTACCTCACCGCCGAGCTGGAGGCGGACATGGTGCGCCGCCGGCTCGACCGGGGTGCGCAGCGGCCGGTGCCGAACCAGGTCGTGGAGCCGGCCGAGCTGCTGGCGATGAGCGCGTCGCTGGAGCAGGTCGAGGTGCACGACGACGTACTGGCGTACGTCGTGGCGCTGGTGCAGGCCACCCGCGAACACCCGAAGGCGCAGGTCGGCGCCAGCCCGCGCGGCACCCTGGCGGTCACCCAGCTGGCCCGGGGCGCCGCGGTGCTGGCCGGCCGCGACTACGTCACGCCCGAGGACGTGCAGCAGGTGGCGGTCGCAGCACTCGGGCACCGGCTGGTGCTGCGGCCGGAGCTGTGGGTACGCCGGGTGTCCGGCGAGGACGTGGTCGCCGAGCTCCTCGGCCGGGTGCCGACGCCCAGCACCCGGGTCTTCGACCGCACCGGCGCCGCCCGGTGA
- a CDS encoding DUF58 domain-containing protein, protein MTVPAPARPASPLPGVEVTPTWRLSRLAVRLAVFGALALVAGIVAARPEPVLVAAPCLVALVVALRRPRPETIRVEAALSEPRSFEDEDVEVHVVVRAEEVLGEIGLDLALPRTFEVDGERACREFEVRSVSHTWTVRARRWGRWRAGPLRLRVRSRGWGYVGTATLSLAELTVFPPPSAAREVAVPPALLARMGSHVARRPGPGVEFAGIRTYAPGDPVRRVNWPVSTRRGELYVNEYAAERAADVVAVVDTTVDLGPFGRSSLDLAVRGAATVVQAYLRYADRVGVVTLGGALRWLAPDVGTRQYYRIVETLLASRVDESYLEPELAHFPPQALPPGALAFVFTPLVDARAAEAVRDLRERGHPVIVVDVLSTEPDASPRDPDSELALRVWRLEREVLLHGLAEMGVTVLAWDEEVGIALDRVRLEPLLGGTR, encoded by the coding sequence GTGACCGTGCCCGCCCCGGCGCGGCCGGCGTCGCCGTTGCCGGGCGTCGAGGTCACCCCGACCTGGCGGCTGAGCAGGCTCGCGGTCCGGCTGGCGGTGTTCGGCGCGCTGGCGCTGGTGGCCGGCATCGTCGCGGCCCGGCCCGAACCCGTCCTGGTGGCCGCGCCCTGCCTGGTCGCGCTGGTCGTGGCGCTGCGCCGCCCGCGCCCGGAGACGATCCGGGTGGAGGCGGCGCTGTCGGAGCCGCGCAGCTTCGAGGACGAGGACGTCGAGGTGCACGTGGTGGTGCGCGCGGAGGAGGTGCTCGGCGAGATCGGGCTGGACCTGGCGCTGCCGCGGACGTTCGAGGTCGACGGGGAGCGGGCCTGCCGGGAGTTCGAGGTGCGGAGCGTGTCGCACACCTGGACGGTCCGGGCGCGGCGATGGGGACGCTGGCGGGCGGGGCCGCTGCGGTTACGGGTACGCAGCCGCGGGTGGGGTTACGTCGGGACCGCCACGCTCTCGCTGGCCGAGCTCACCGTCTTCCCGCCGCCCTCGGCGGCCCGCGAGGTCGCCGTACCGCCGGCGCTGCTGGCCCGGATGGGCAGCCACGTCGCCAGGCGCCCCGGCCCCGGGGTGGAGTTCGCGGGCATCCGTACGTACGCACCCGGCGATCCGGTGCGGCGGGTCAACTGGCCGGTGAGCACCCGCCGCGGCGAGCTGTACGTCAACGAGTACGCCGCCGAGCGGGCCGCGGACGTGGTGGCGGTCGTGGACACCACCGTGGACCTCGGGCCGTTCGGGCGGTCCTCCCTCGACCTGGCGGTGCGCGGGGCGGCGACCGTGGTGCAGGCGTACCTGCGGTACGCCGACCGGGTGGGCGTGGTCACCCTCGGCGGCGCGCTGCGCTGGCTGGCGCCCGACGTCGGGACCCGGCAGTACTACCGGATCGTGGAGACCCTGCTCGCGTCCCGCGTGGACGAGAGCTACCTCGAACCCGAGCTCGCGCACTTCCCGCCGCAGGCGCTGCCGCCGGGCGCGCTGGCGTTCGTGTTCACCCCGCTGGTCGACGCGCGCGCCGCCGAGGCCGTACGCGACCTGCGTGAACGCGGCCACCCGGTGATCGTCGTCGACGTGCTGTCCACCGAACCCGACGCCTCGCCCCGGGACCCGGACAGCGAGCTGGCCCTGCGGGTCTGGCGGCTGGAACGGGAGGTCCTCCTGCACGGCCTGGCGGAGATGGGCGTGACCGTGCTGGCCTGGGACGAGGAGGTCGGCATCGCCCTGGACCGGGTCCGGCTGGAGCCGCTGCTGGGAGGTACCCGATGA
- a CDS encoding ThuA domain-containing protein: MSEQGKIRVLVWSEHTAPREWYPHDINGAVADGLRQDKDQGFQVSTAELVDPGQGVPEEVLAQTDVLAWWGHMLHRNVSDETVDRIERHVKERGMGFLALHSSHMAKPFTRLIGDDGRIGGVKHDAGPESIKVLAPEHPIAAGVSDFAIEEEEMYDEEFGCGKPDTVVFHSTFPGGHEFRSGCAYTVGNGRVFYFRPGHEENPTYYRDDVRHIIRNAARWVAGRS; the protein is encoded by the coding sequence GTGAGCGAGCAGGGAAAGATCCGCGTCCTCGTCTGGTCCGAGCACACCGCGCCCAGGGAGTGGTACCCGCACGACATCAACGGCGCGGTCGCCGACGGCCTGCGCCAGGACAAGGACCAGGGGTTCCAGGTGAGCACGGCCGAGCTCGTCGACCCCGGCCAGGGCGTGCCCGAGGAGGTGCTCGCGCAGACCGACGTACTCGCGTGGTGGGGGCACATGCTGCACCGCAACGTCAGCGACGAGACCGTCGACCGGATCGAACGGCACGTCAAGGAACGCGGGATGGGCTTCCTCGCGCTGCACTCCTCGCACATGGCCAAGCCGTTCACCCGGCTGATCGGTGACGACGGCCGGATCGGCGGCGTGAAGCACGACGCGGGCCCGGAGTCGATCAAGGTGCTGGCTCCGGAGCACCCGATCGCCGCCGGCGTGAGCGACTTCGCCATCGAGGAAGAGGAGATGTACGACGAGGAGTTCGGCTGCGGCAAGCCGGACACGGTGGTGTTCCACTCGACGTTCCCCGGCGGGCACGAGTTCCGGTCCGGGTGTGCGTACACGGTCGGCAACGGGCGGGTGTTCTACTTCCGGCCGGGCCACGAGGAGAACCCCACGTACTACCGGGACGACGTACGCCACATCATCCGCAACGCCGCCCGCTGGGTGGCCGGCCGGTCCTGA
- a CDS encoding BldC family transcriptional regulator, which translates to MTTRTPETESLLTPAEVAAMFRVDPKTVTRWAKAGKLSSIRTLGGHRRYRESEVRALLAGVLPEQRGGAESR; encoded by the coding sequence ATGACGACACGTACGCCGGAGACCGAGTCTCTGCTGACGCCGGCAGAGGTCGCGGCCATGTTCAGGGTCGACCCCAAAACAGTGACCCGGTGGGCTAAGGCAGGCAAGCTCAGCTCGATCCGGACACTTGGGGGACACCGGCGTTACCGTGAGTCCGAGGTGCGAGCGCTGCTGGCCGGGGTTCTCCCCGAACAGCGCGGGGGAGCAGAGAGCCGCTGA